The Mammaliicoccus sciuri genome window below encodes:
- a CDS encoding helix-turn-helix domain-containing protein, which yields MGSVQKQKKTVYSVTFKINVLNYMKRTGDSFQDTAIKFGLNTPSIIVRWKKIYDKEGVEGLEKPKGRPPMKKKKQKKSNQNLSREKELELENENLRLENAYLKKLNAFRENPSAFLEKHKQQWHSNSKKKDSN from the coding sequence TTGGGTTCAGTACAGAAACAGAAAAAGACAGTTTATTCTGTTACATTCAAAATAAATGTATTAAACTATATGAAAAGAACAGGCGATTCCTTCCAAGATACAGCGATTAAATTTGGCCTAAATACCCCATCTATTATTGTGCGATGGAAAAAGATATATGACAAAGAAGGTGTGGAAGGACTCGAAAAGCCGAAAGGACGACCTCCCATGAAAAAGAAGAAACAGAAGAAATCTAATCAAAACCTATCACGAGAAAAAGAGTTAGAGCTAGAAAATGAAAATCTTCGATTAGAGAATGCTTATTTAAAAAAGTTGAACGCTTTTCGAGAGAATCCGAGTGCCTTTCTAGAAAAGCACAAGCAGCAGTGGCATTCGAACTCAAAGAAGAAGGATTCAAATTAA
- a CDS encoding IS3 family transposase codes for MKELNETYNIRLSILFKVAQIAKSVYYYWINKFSKADKDETLIQVIKEICEESNHTYGYRRVTQALRNRGLIVNHKKVLRIMKEHNLTCTKFTHRGRKYRSFKGKVGKVAQNILNRRFKTSLPFQKVVTDITEFKLMNGQKLYLSPFMDLYSSEIISFKISSRPTLDIVINPLKEMIKRRPNLDHRLTIHSDQGWHYQHSQYTRLLKDHKIFQSMSRKGNCLDNSVMENFFGLLKQEMYYGQEFKDFQDLEQAIHRYIDFYNNERIKSKLKGLSPKNYRRQTFEIIY; via the coding sequence TATTATTGGATAAATAAATTTAGTAAAGCTGATAAAGATGAAACATTGATTCAAGTAATAAAAGAAATATGTGAAGAATCAAACCATACCTATGGTTATCGTCGTGTTACACAAGCACTAAGAAATAGAGGTCTTATCGTAAATCATAAAAAAGTACTAAGAATTATGAAAGAACATAATCTAACTTGTACAAAGTTCACACATAGAGGTCGTAAGTATCGTTCCTTTAAAGGTAAAGTTGGTAAAGTAGCTCAAAATATATTAAATCGTAGATTTAAAACAAGTCTCCCATTTCAAAAAGTCGTAACAGATATTACAGAGTTCAAATTAATGAATGGTCAGAAATTATATTTATCACCTTTTATGGACTTATATAGTTCAGAGATTATCAGCTTTAAAATCTCAAGTCGTCCTACATTAGATATAGTCATCAATCCATTAAAAGAAATGATAAAGCGTCGTCCAAACCTAGATCATCGTTTAACGATTCATTCAGATCAAGGCTGGCATTATCAACATTCACAATACACTAGATTATTAAAAGACCATAAAATATTTCAGAGTATGTCTAGAAAAGGTAATTGTCTAGATAATTCAGTTATGGAAAACTTTTTTGGGTTACTTAAACAAGAAATGTATTATGGCCAAGAATTTAAAGATTTTCAGGACCTTGAACAAGCTATTCATCGATATATCGATTTTTATAATAACGAAAGAATCAAATCAAAATTAAAAGGCTTATCTCCCAAAAATTACAGGAGACAAACCTTTGAAATAATATACTAA
- a CDS encoding IS3 family transposase, with protein sequence MAFELKEEGFKLKDILVKVGIPEATYHYHAKQLQKEDLDKGWKKKIIELFQKHNGKYGYRRIYLALRNQGYLINHKKVQRIMRELGLKCQKFTRKSRYQSYKGTVGKVAENRLNRRFHTSIRLQKLVTDITEFKCAEEQKLYLSPIMDLYNGEIISYGISRRPTLDLVLQSLDKAVTIIKHEAPYRTTIHSDQGWHYQHNAWIRRLSEQRIYQSMSRKATCADNASMENFFGIMKQEMYHGEELVNYETLKRRIEDYIYWYNNERLKLKLAGRSPVQYRTQSSQLIA encoded by the coding sequence GTGGCATTCGAACTCAAAGAAGAAGGATTCAAATTAAAAGATATCTTAGTAAAGGTTGGTATACCAGAAGCAACCTATCATTACCATGCCAAACAATTACAAAAGGAAGATTTAGATAAAGGTTGGAAGAAAAAGATCATTGAACTTTTTCAAAAACACAACGGTAAATACGGCTATCGTCGTATATATTTAGCTTTGAGAAATCAAGGTTATCTCATTAACCATAAGAAAGTACAACGAATTATGCGAGAACTAGGATTAAAATGTCAAAAATTCACACGTAAATCACGCTATCAATCATACAAAGGTACAGTTGGTAAAGTGGCTGAAAATCGCTTGAATCGTAGATTCCATACATCTATTCGACTTCAAAAATTAGTGACAGATATCACTGAATTTAAATGTGCTGAAGAACAAAAATTATATCTCAGCCCTATTATGGATTTATACAATGGGGAAATCATTTCTTATGGTATATCCAGAAGACCAACATTAGACTTAGTACTTCAATCATTGGATAAAGCAGTTACAATCATTAAGCATGAAGCACCATATCGTACGACGATACATTCTGATCAAGGTTGGCATTATCAGCATAATGCATGGATTAGAAGATTATCGGAACAAAGGATTTATCAAAGTATGTCACGTAAAGCGACGTGTGCGGATAATGCTTCTATGGAGAATTTCTTTGGCATCATGAAGCAGGAAATGTATCATGGAGAAGAACTTGTTAACTATGAAACATTAAAAAGAAGAATTGAGGATTACATCTATTGGTATAACAATGAACGTTTGAAATTAAAATTGGCTGGACGAAGTCCAGTACAATACCGAACTCAATCCAGCCAATTAATAGCATAA